The Streptomyces sp. DG1A-41 genomic sequence GTGGCGCGCTTGACGGAGAACGCGGCCGCGGCCGCCGTGAACGGTGAGCCGTCGTGGAAGGTGACGCCCCTGCGGAGGGTGAACGTCCACGAAGTCGCCGAAGCGCGGGTCCACTTGGTGGCGAGGGCGGGTTCCAGGCGTCCGGTGGACGGTTCGCGCTCGGTGAGCGCCTCCGTGATGTTGGCTCGTGTCACCCGGCCCGTCGCGGTCAGTGAGGCGTCACAGGGTTCGAGCGTCGGCGGTTCCTCGGGCAGGACGATGCGCAGGGTGTCCGGGCCACCGCCGATGGGGTCGGCACCGGCCACCGAGCAGCCGGAGGCGGCGAGCAGGACGGCGAGGGAGGCGACGATCGGACGACTGCGGCATAAGCCTGAACCGGTCACTGCGCCTCCGCGTTCACTCACGTACACAACAGAGAACGTCGTTTAGATATGTGGACGATGGGTGGACGGTCATTATTGGGTCGGCGAGGCGGAGCGCGTCAAGGGGTGTGCGCCGGTTCCCAACTCGTCGCACCCCTTGACGCGTTGATTGCCGTCCTAAAACATTCGGGAAGCTCGATTGGTTCTGCGCGGTTCTGTTCATTCTCGAAGGGAATCCATGTCCAGCAGACATCGCCTCGCTCGTGCACTGGCGGTCAGCGTCCCCCTTGCACTCGGCGCGGGACTCCTGGCCGTGCCGCCTGCCGCTGCCGCCGAACCGCCCGGCAGCGCGGTCACGGTACGGATCGACCCGTCCTACCGGCAGCAGGAGTTCGAAGGATGGGGGACGAGCCTCGTCTGGTTCGCCAACATCACCGGCCGCTACCCGGAACCCATCCGGCAGAAGCTCGCCGACATGCTCTTCGGTGAGGACGGCCTCCGCCTCAACCTCGCGCGCTACAACATCGGCGGCGGCAACGCCCCGGACGTCCGCAAGGACTACATGAAGGTCGGCGCGACCATGGACGGCTTCTGGAAGGCCCCCGAGGGCACCACCAGGGAGGACACCGACTGGTGGAACCCCGACAACCCCGACCACTGGGACTGGTCCGCCGACCCGGGCCAGCGCTGGTGGGTGGACCGTGTCAAGAAGAAGGTGACCCGCTGGGAGGCGTTCAGCAACTCCCCGCCCTGGTTCCAGACCGTCAGCGGCTACGTCTCGGGCGGCTTCGACGCCAACACCGACCAGATACGGGCCGACCGCGTCGACGACTTCGCCACCTACCTGGTCAGGGTGACCGAGCAGCTGGAGAAGAAGCACCGCATCAAGTTCGACACCATCGCCCCGCTCAACGAGCCCAACACCAACTACTGGGGCACCCAGATCGGCCCCGACGGGCAGCCCACCGGAGGCCGCCAGGAGGGCGCGCACGCCGGTCCGGAGCTCCAGCAGAAGGTCGTCCTGGCCCTGCACCGCGCACTGGAGAAGTCGAGAACCCGCGCGACGGTCTCCGCGATGGACGAGACCAACCCCAGCACCTTCGTGCGCAACTGGAACGCCTACGACAGCTCCGCCCGCGCCGCCGTCGACCAGCTCAACGTGCACACGTACGGCACCGGCATGCGCACCAGCGCCCGGGACAGCGCCAAGGCCGCGGACAAGCCGTTCTGGATGAGCGAGGTCGAGGGCACCTGGGGGACCGGCACCGACTTCACCGGCATGGAACCGGGCCTCGGCATCGCCACCCGGGTCGTCGAGGACATCCGGCAACTGGAACCGTCCGCCTGGGTGTTGTGGCAGCCCGTCGAGGACTCCATCCCGCAGGCGCAGGCCGGCAAGAACTGGGGCAGCATCCACATCCCGTTCAACTGCACCGCGAAGGACACCCTGGAGACCTGCCCGATCAAGGCCAACACCAAGTTCCACACCCTGCGCAACTTCACCCACCACATCCGGCCCGGCGACCACTTCGTCAAGGCCGACGACCCCTCCAGCGTCGCCGCCGTACGCGGGTCCGGCCGCGGGGCGACCGTCGTACACGTCAACAGCGGTACCACTCCGCGCGCCGTCACCCTGGACCTCTCGCGCTTCAAGCGCGTCACCCCCGGCGCCACCGTCACGCCCGTGGTGACCAGCACCGGCGGAGCGCTCGTGCGCGGCACACCGGTGAAGGTGAAGGACGACTCGGCCACCGTGACCGTCCCGGCGAAGTCGGTCACCACCCTCCTCGTCGACGGCGTGTCCGGCACCGCCGAGGACGCCGCGCTCGTCCAGCCCGGTCACGTCTACCGCCTCCAGGGAGCCCAGAGCGGCAAGTTGCTGGCCCCGTCCGCCGACGGCAACGGCGTCGTCGTCCGTACGGCCGACCCGGCTGCCAAGTCCCAGCTGTGGTCCGTGAAACAGCTGACCCGTGGCGAAGGCAACCGTGAGCGCTACGCCCTCGTGAACGCCGAGACGGGCAGGCGCCTCGCCGTACGCGACAACGAGGCCGTTCTCGAAGACGCCGACACCCCGGCCGCGCAGTGGATCATGTCGACCACCGGGGACGGCACCTGGACCTTCGTCAACGCCGCCACGGGCCGACTGCTCGACGTCGTCGGACAGTCGACGGCCGACGGCGCCCGCGTGTCGGCCTTCCTCCCCACCTCCAACGCGAACCAGCGCTGGGCCGTGACCGACGAGACGGTGCTGCGTACCCAGCCCGCCGAGGCGTTCACCGTCCCCGGCCGCGCGCCCGAACTGCCCGGCACCGTGACGCCCGTCTTCCGGGACGGCGCCCGGGGCGCTCTCCCCGTGCGGTGGACGCTGCCCTCCGAGGCACGCTGGAGCAAGCCCGGAACCGTACGGGTGAAGGGCAGGGCGACCGACGCCCTCGGACGGACCGTCCGCGCCGAGGCGGTCGTCACCGTGGACACCATCGCCTCCACCCTCCCGGCCCGCGCCAAGACCTACACCGGCGGACGGCCCGGCCTGCCCGCCACCGTCACCGGCGTCGGACGGCACGGCGGAACCGCCGGACTCCCGGTCACCTGGGACCCCGCACCCGACGGCGCGTTCGACAAGGCCGGAGTGGTGACCCTGCGCGGCACCGCCCACGTCCCCGGCGGTACCGGGGCGGCGGCAACGGTACGCGTCCAGGTCACCGCACCCGGGGAGAAGAACGCCGCGCCCGACGAGGGCGTGACGGTCGGCGCGACCTACACCGAGAGCGGCTACTCCGCAGAGGGTCTGCGCAACGGCAACACGTCCGAGAAGGCCTGGTCGAACTGGAGGTCCGGCACCAAGAACCCCTCCGACACCATCACCTTCACCCTGCCCGAGGCGCGCGATCTGACCCGGGTGGTGACCCACTTCCACCGCGACGGCACCAACGTCAGCTTCGCGGAGTCCCTCAAGGTGCAGGTGCGCGGGGCCGACGGCACCTGGACCGACGCGAGCGACACCGTGCCCGTCGGCACCGAGGGCACACCCGTCGCCGACGTCCCGCTGCGCGCCTCCGGCCCGGTGACCGGGGTGCGTGTGGTCATGACGGCCCGGCCGGGCGGCTACATCACCCTCGGGGAGATCGAGCTCTTCGCCAGGACAGCCGGCGCCTCCTCGGACGCCGCCGCCGCGTCGATCGAGGTCGACGGCGTGGCGATCGGCGGCTTCGACCCGGACCGGACCGGCTACCGGGTGACGACCGACCGCCCGGACCGGGCGAAGGTCACCGCCACGCCGCGCGACCCGTACGCGAGCGTGACGGTCCGCGAGGAGACATCACGCGTGGCCGTCGTGACCGTGAGCAGCGAGGACGGCTCGCAGACACGGCAATACCGGATCGAGCTGACCCGCTCCTGACGCATGGGAACGCGGGGCGTGCCAGCCGGACACGTCCCGCGTCGTCCCCAGGGCTCAGACCGCCGGAGCCGGGTACGTCGGGTACTCCACCCCGGACACGTGCTGCACGACACGGATGACCTGGCAGGAGTAGCCGAACTCGTTGTCGTACCAGAGGTAGAGGATGGCGTTGTCGCCCTCGACCTTGGTGGCGCCGGCATCGACGATCGAGGCGTGGCGCGAGCCGATGAAGTCGCTGGAGACCGCGTCGGGGGCGCTGATGAAGTCGATCTGGCGCTTCAGCGGCGAGGTCAGGGACACCTCGCGCAGGTAGTCGAGAACCTCCTGGCGGGTGGTTTCCCGCGCGAGCTGGAGGTTGAGGATCGCGATGGAGACGTCCGGCACGGGGACCCGGATGGAGCTGCCGGTGATCTTCGCCTTGAGCTCGGGCAGCGCCTTGGCGACGGCGGAGGCGGCACCCGTCTCGGTGATGACCATGTTGAGCGGCGCGCTGCGGCCCCGGCGCTCGGACTTGTGGTAGTTGTCCAGCAGGTTCTGGTCGTTGGTGAACGAGTGGACGGTTTCCACGTGGCCGCGCTGGACCCCGA encodes the following:
- a CDS encoding RICIN domain-containing protein yields the protein MSSRHRLARALAVSVPLALGAGLLAVPPAAAAEPPGSAVTVRIDPSYRQQEFEGWGTSLVWFANITGRYPEPIRQKLADMLFGEDGLRLNLARYNIGGGNAPDVRKDYMKVGATMDGFWKAPEGTTREDTDWWNPDNPDHWDWSADPGQRWWVDRVKKKVTRWEAFSNSPPWFQTVSGYVSGGFDANTDQIRADRVDDFATYLVRVTEQLEKKHRIKFDTIAPLNEPNTNYWGTQIGPDGQPTGGRQEGAHAGPELQQKVVLALHRALEKSRTRATVSAMDETNPSTFVRNWNAYDSSARAAVDQLNVHTYGTGMRTSARDSAKAADKPFWMSEVEGTWGTGTDFTGMEPGLGIATRVVEDIRQLEPSAWVLWQPVEDSIPQAQAGKNWGSIHIPFNCTAKDTLETCPIKANTKFHTLRNFTHHIRPGDHFVKADDPSSVAAVRGSGRGATVVHVNSGTTPRAVTLDLSRFKRVTPGATVTPVVTSTGGALVRGTPVKVKDDSATVTVPAKSVTTLLVDGVSGTAEDAALVQPGHVYRLQGAQSGKLLAPSADGNGVVVRTADPAAKSQLWSVKQLTRGEGNRERYALVNAETGRRLAVRDNEAVLEDADTPAAQWIMSTTGDGTWTFVNAATGRLLDVVGQSTADGARVSAFLPTSNANQRWAVTDETVLRTQPAEAFTVPGRAPELPGTVTPVFRDGARGALPVRWTLPSEARWSKPGTVRVKGRATDALGRTVRAEAVVTVDTIASTLPARAKTYTGGRPGLPATVTGVGRHGGTAGLPVTWDPAPDGAFDKAGVVTLRGTAHVPGGTGAAATVRVQVTAPGEKNAAPDEGVTVGATYTESGYSAEGLRNGNTSEKAWSNWRSGTKNPSDTITFTLPEARDLTRVVTHFHRDGTNVSFAESLKVQVRGADGTWTDASDTVPVGTEGTPVADVPLRASGPVTGVRVVMTARPGGYITLGEIELFARTAGASSDAAAASIEVDGVAIGGFDPDRTGYRVTTDRPDRAKVTATPRDPYASVTVREETSRVAVVTVSSEDGSQTRQYRIELTRS